The Stratiformator vulcanicus genome has a segment encoding these proteins:
- a CDS encoding Trm112 family protein: MAFDFKSVRDILRCPRSQAALLPIEDEQGPALVSTDAESRLRYPIVDGIPVLLADEATALDEETWAALVKAKDEA, from the coding sequence ATGGCGTTCGATTTTAAATCGGTCCGCGACATTCTCCGCTGCCCACGCTCTCAAGCGGCGTTGTTACCCATTGAAGACGAACAGGGACCGGCGCTGGTCAGCACCGACGCCGAGAGTCGGCTGCGCTACCCGATTGTCGACGGGATTCCGGTGCTGTTGGCGGATGAGGCGACGGCACTCGATGAAGAGACGTGGGCGGCGCTGGTCAAAGCGAAAGACGAGGCATGA
- the cydB gene encoding cytochrome d ubiquinol oxidase subunit II — MDWQTLWFWLLGVLLAGYAILDGFDLGVAMLHFVGRDDKERRLILNSVGPLWDGNEVWLVTFGGALFAAFPEAYATAFSGFYLAFMLLLYCLIFRAISIEFRGKVKSANWRRIWDVGFCVSSSLAALLFGVAIGAAMTGVPLSQRGVFVGNFFHQISPYALTVGAMTMALLAMHGANYLYLKTEGELQARFKPWRWRTFFVFLALFLVVSVWTLATIDRATQNLKEYPWGWVVVVLNVLAIFNLPRGLYHKKPITAFVSSSCMIAAFVFLFGFTLWPNLVTSNPNPEHSLTIYNSSSSIGTLKLMTLVAVIGAPFILSYTAIMYWTFRGKVELDEHSY, encoded by the coding sequence ATGGACTGGCAAACCCTCTGGTTCTGGCTGCTCGGCGTCCTGCTGGCGGGGTACGCGATCCTCGACGGATTCGACCTCGGCGTGGCGATGCTGCATTTCGTCGGGCGCGACGATAAGGAGCGGCGGTTAATTCTTAATTCCGTCGGTCCGCTGTGGGATGGGAATGAAGTCTGGTTGGTGACGTTCGGCGGGGCATTGTTCGCCGCATTTCCCGAAGCCTACGCGACGGCGTTTTCGGGATTTTATTTAGCCTTCATGCTCCTGCTGTACTGCTTAATTTTTCGGGCGATTTCGATCGAGTTTCGTGGGAAAGTCAAGTCGGCCAATTGGCGGCGGATCTGGGACGTCGGCTTTTGCGTGTCGAGTAGTCTCGCCGCCTTGCTGTTCGGGGTTGCGATCGGTGCGGCGATGACGGGGGTGCCGTTAAGCCAACGGGGCGTGTTCGTCGGGAACTTTTTTCATCAGATCAGCCCCTACGCGCTGACGGTCGGTGCAATGACGATGGCATTGCTGGCGATGCACGGGGCGAATTATTTGTACCTGAAGACTGAGGGCGAGTTGCAGGCGCGCTTTAAACCGTGGCGCTGGCGGACGTTTTTTGTGTTTCTCGCACTGTTTCTCGTCGTGTCCGTGTGGACGCTGGCGACGATCGATCGGGCGACTCAGAATTTAAAAGAGTACCCTTGGGGGTGGGTCGTGGTCGTGCTGAACGTGCTCGCGATCTTCAACCTGCCGCGCGGCCTATATCATAAAAAGCCGATCACGGCTTTCGTCAGTTCAAGCTGCATGATCGCGGCGTTCGTGTTCCTGTTCGGCTTTACGCTGTGGCCGAATTTGGTTACGTCGAACCCGAACCCTGAACACAGCCTGACGATCTATAATTCCTCGTCCTCGATCGGGACGTTGAAATTAATGACCCTCGTCGCCGTAATCGGTGCCCCGTTTATATTGAGCTATACGGCGATCATGTATTGGACATTCCGCGGCAAGGTGGAGTTGGACGAGCACAGTTACTGA
- a CDS encoding helix-turn-helix transcriptional regulator, translating to MKSNPLRRSTTAEEAAQARHARKSAESERDQILKLGREAFAQKDRAATMAGRIGASLRAERERLGLSLSDVAGKTGMSREAISKLETGQRSNPTLLTLLRYASVLGLDLDIELRTLVGNS from the coding sequence ATGAAGTCGAATCCGTTGCGTCGATCAACGACTGCGGAGGAGGCCGCGCAAGCGCGTCATGCCCGTAAGTCAGCCGAGTCCGAGCGTGATCAAATTCTTAAACTCGGTCGCGAGGCCTTCGCCCAGAAAGACCGTGCAGCGACGATGGCAGGCCGCATCGGGGCGTCGCTTCGAGCAGAAAGAGAACGGCTAGGTCTCAGCCTCTCAGATGTTGCCGGCAAAACGGGGATGAGCCGGGAAGCGATCTCGAAGCTGGAAACCGGACAGCGGTCGAATCCGACGCTGCTGACGCTACTTCGATACGCGTCGGTGTTGGGGCTCGATCTCGATATCGAATTGCGAACCCTGGTTGGGAATTCGTAG
- a CDS encoding cytochrome ubiquinol oxidase subunit I: MDVLLLSRLQFALTIMFHYLFPPLTIGLGVVLVFLQAQWLWTKQEIYHNAARFWTRIFGLNFALGVVTGIVMEFEFGTNWAVYSRYVGDVFGSALAAEGIFAFFLESGFLAILLFGWNRVGPKMHFFATLMVCLGGIFSSIWIVVANSWQQTPAGFEIREHMVNGIAFPRAEITDFWAMVFNPSTIDRLIHVWLGAFILGAFFVMSISAWYLLKGRHLEFAKRSFTGALLLATVSSLAQLVSGHFQADSVAEHQPAKLAAFEGHFETSADATAYIFGWPDQEAREVKYGVGVPGLLSVLVGFDPDYVVQGLDDLEEDYGEPPVWLAFQAYHIMIAIGMMFIGSTLTASFFWWRGTLFEQRWLLWYFVFAVLPAFVANEAGWVAAEVGRQPWIVYPTIINGEVTGGLRTSEALSEAVKAEHVLTSIIGFGLIYSLLFVLWIFLLNRKIQHGPDPLGETKLETADLRDVASGRVDHAKSLTQDIKEPENNPDSPSTTQE; encoded by the coding sequence ATGGACGTTCTCCTGCTGTCACGGCTCCAGTTCGCCCTGACGATTATGTTCCATTATCTGTTCCCGCCCCTGACGATCGGGCTGGGGGTGGTGCTGGTCTTTCTGCAGGCCCAGTGGCTGTGGACGAAGCAGGAGATTTATCACAACGCCGCCCGCTTCTGGACAAGAATCTTCGGCCTGAATTTCGCCCTCGGCGTGGTGACCGGCATCGTGATGGAGTTCGAGTTCGGCACGAACTGGGCCGTCTACTCGCGGTACGTCGGGGACGTGTTCGGCTCGGCCCTCGCGGCAGAGGGGATTTTCGCATTCTTTCTGGAGTCGGGATTCCTCGCGATTTTGCTGTTCGGCTGGAATCGCGTCGGCCCGAAAATGCACTTCTTTGCGACCCTCATGGTCTGCCTCGGAGGCATTTTCTCATCGATCTGGATTGTAGTCGCCAACAGTTGGCAGCAGACGCCCGCCGGCTTTGAAATTCGCGAGCATATGGTCAATGGCATCGCCTTTCCGCGGGCCGAGATCACCGACTTCTGGGCGATGGTCTTCAACCCATCGACGATCGATCGCCTGATTCATGTCTGGCTGGGGGCGTTTATCCTCGGGGCGTTTTTCGTGATGAGTATTTCGGCGTGGTACCTGCTGAAAGGTCGGCACTTAGAGTTCGCCAAACGATCGTTTACCGGAGCACTTTTATTGGCGACGGTTTCATCACTGGCACAACTCGTTTCCGGTCACTTTCAGGCGGATAGCGTCGCCGAGCATCAACCGGCCAAGCTGGCGGCGTTCGAGGGGCACTTCGAAACGTCCGCCGATGCGACGGCCTACATTTTTGGATGGCCCGATCAGGAAGCCCGCGAGGTCAAATATGGCGTCGGCGTGCCGGGCCTGCTGAGTGTGCTCGTCGGCTTCGACCCTGATTACGTTGTCCAAGGGCTGGACGATCTTGAAGAAGATTACGGAGAGCCTCCGGTCTGGCTGGCGTTTCAGGCCTACCACATCATGATCGCGATCGGGATGATGTTTATCGGCTCGACACTGACGGCCTCGTTTTTTTGGTGGCGAGGCACGTTATTCGAACAGCGGTGGCTGCTGTGGTATTTCGTGTTCGCGGTGCTGCCGGCATTTGTTGCGAACGAGGCAGGCTGGGTCGCCGCCGAAGTCGGGCGGCAGCCGTGGATCGTCTACCCAACCATTATTAACGGCGAGGTCACCGGCGGTCTGAGGACGAGCGAAGCGCTCTCTGAAGCGGTCAAGGCCGAACATGTGCTGACGTCGATTATCGGCTTCGGGTTAATTTACAGTCTGCTATTCGTGCTATGGATTTTCCTCTTAAATCGGAAGATTCAGCACGGTCCCGATCCGCTGGGCGAAACGAAACTCGAGACAGCAGACCTCAGAGATGTCGCCAGCGGGCGAGTCGATCATGCAAAGTCGCTGACGCAAGATATAAAGGAGCCGGAGAACAATCCGGACTCGCCGTCAACAACACAAGAATGA
- a CDS encoding CPBP family intramembrane glutamic endopeptidase, with translation MSRRDRFLLFAAGFETALAILAVILGLLFRINPAGTLRFDWYAIGWGLGAVAPALLLFGMVDSLPLEPLRRIRRLLHTTLGQTFAACHPLELLVLAALAGIGEELLFRGFFQVWLGQWGYWTGIIGASVLFGLAHAVTPTYAVLAALMGLYFGFLFDLQDPPNVLIPILTHAIYDWIAFLWIAREVRRESAEYDRVGDET, from the coding sequence GTGTCCCGCCGCGACCGATTTCTACTCTTCGCGGCCGGGTTTGAGACCGCCCTCGCGATTCTTGCGGTCATCTTGGGCCTGTTGTTCCGGATCAATCCGGCCGGGACGCTTCGCTTCGATTGGTATGCGATCGGTTGGGGCCTCGGAGCGGTCGCCCCGGCGTTGCTGCTGTTCGGAATGGTCGACTCGTTGCCGCTGGAGCCACTGCGGCGAATCCGACGCCTGCTGCACACGACGTTGGGACAGACCTTTGCAGCCTGTCATCCCCTGGAATTACTGGTCTTGGCGGCGCTGGCCGGGATCGGCGAAGAGCTGCTGTTTCGCGGGTTCTTCCAGGTCTGGCTGGGGCAATGGGGATATTGGACCGGAATCATCGGGGCCTCCGTCCTGTTCGGCCTGGCCCACGCGGTGACACCAACCTACGCGGTATTGGCAGCGCTGATGGGTCTGTACTTCGGATTTCTTTTCGATCTTCAGGACCCGCCAAATGTGCTGATCCCGATCCTGACCCATGCAATCTACGATTGGATCGCCTTTTTGTGGATCGCGCGCGAGGTCCGCCGGGAAAGTGCCGAGTACGACCGAGTCGGCGACGAGACGTAA
- a CDS encoding MMPL family transporter, translating into MAGNSTDRGNEPVLTDALRSITRAVSAAPKVSLLLALLVTGACVALTCCYLQFKTERSDLIDPTAPFHQRWLKFTESFGDNNDLVAVVQADDPRLVRDTLEELGARIRRDETHFTNVLYKVEPGALRQKGLQYLSPAELQAALRKLEQYRPVAQGRWDLVQLEAVSRRLAYQLEATGRGSSTAQAGALLSHAETLSESLDTYLSDPNQFRSPWPGLLSVDDKLVQESIRTVYFMNAAGTMGFVRAQPLSKGNGLNGNAVAIDRLREIADEIEHETPGVAVGITGIPVLESDEMRRSQADMLKASLISFVGVGILLLIGFRGLKHPILALVMLAVGLAWAFGFTTFSVGHLNILSVSFAVILIGLGIDFAIHYLARYLEHRKEGYDLEEALEETSAGVGTGIITAAVTTSLAFFCATFTQFLGVAELGIIAGGGILLCALATFTILPPLIALADADSDPDKLPGPSGVNWMRFGSSRFPTVVTVLSLLVVLGLGSQMFEWNGGELTPRIRYDYNLLNLQAEGIESVELQETIVREADSSLLFAVAVADSPREALQLKQRFEALPSVQHVEELASRLPTHPPEQTRQLVQAVKNELGRLPTAAPSLTPPNPSGVGRAFEQLLYAARRASHPQARAVAGKIDRLLDRFERMSMSAQAKSLQEYQTLMTRSLFAQFRGLRNASNPQPLTVADLPKELTSRFISSNDKWLLQIYPREEIWDIEPLTRFVNDVRSVDPDVTGTPLQNFEASRQIMGSYEKAALYALAVICLVLLMDFLSPENKLLTLAPPLVVVAFTVMTLLTKGIQPNIVYVVSGYLAMVIAVAAILDFSNLRDAALTLIPPVAGGLMMFGVLAMLNIDLNPANLIVLPLVLGIGVDDGVHVVHDFRMQRKGGRYEMSPSTINAILLTSLTSIVGFGSLTVAAHRGLYSVGLVLTIGIASCMFVSLVFLPAVLTLISGGPVRRTKSKKANGDDATEDDLEAATRPDNGRRKSQNRRAA; encoded by the coding sequence ATGGCCGGGAACTCAACCGACCGAGGAAACGAACCGGTACTGACGGACGCGCTGCGCTCGATCACCCGCGCCGTTTCGGCTGCTCCCAAAGTGAGCTTGCTGCTCGCTTTGCTCGTCACCGGTGCGTGCGTGGCCCTGACGTGCTGCTATCTCCAATTCAAAACCGAGCGATCCGATCTGATTGATCCGACAGCTCCGTTCCATCAACGGTGGCTCAAATTCACCGAGTCCTTCGGCGACAACAACGATCTGGTCGCCGTCGTGCAGGCGGACGACCCGCGGCTGGTGCGAGACACCCTCGAAGAACTCGGCGCGCGAATCCGCCGCGACGAAACACACTTCACCAACGTCCTGTATAAAGTCGAGCCGGGAGCGCTCCGCCAAAAGGGGCTGCAGTATCTGAGCCCGGCGGAGCTTCAGGCCGCATTGCGAAAACTGGAGCAGTACCGCCCCGTTGCGCAGGGTCGTTGGGACCTCGTTCAGCTTGAAGCCGTTTCGAGACGATTGGCCTATCAACTCGAGGCGACCGGACGCGGCAGTTCAACGGCTCAAGCCGGAGCGCTGCTTTCGCACGCCGAGACGCTCTCGGAGAGCCTCGACACCTATCTGAGCGACCCGAACCAATTCCGGTCCCCCTGGCCGGGTCTGCTCTCGGTTGACGACAAGCTGGTGCAGGAGTCGATCCGAACCGTCTACTTCATGAACGCCGCCGGCACGATGGGCTTCGTTCGGGCCCAACCGCTTTCAAAAGGCAACGGACTCAACGGCAACGCCGTCGCGATCGATCGGCTTCGGGAAATTGCGGACGAAATCGAACATGAAACGCCCGGCGTCGCGGTCGGGATTACCGGCATCCCGGTACTCGAGAGTGACGAAATGCGTCGCTCTCAGGCCGACATGCTCAAAGCCTCGCTGATTTCCTTCGTGGGCGTCGGGATTCTGCTACTGATCGGTTTTCGCGGGCTGAAGCATCCGATCCTCGCGCTGGTGATGCTGGCGGTCGGACTCGCATGGGCATTCGGGTTCACGACCTTTTCCGTCGGGCACCTCAATATCCTGTCGGTCTCCTTCGCGGTCATATTGATCGGGCTCGGGATCGACTTCGCGATCCACTACCTGGCCAGATATCTGGAGCATCGCAAAGAGGGCTACGACCTCGAAGAGGCTCTTGAAGAAACAAGCGCCGGTGTCGGCACTGGCATTATCACTGCGGCGGTCACAACGTCTCTCGCATTCTTCTGTGCGACATTCACTCAGTTTCTCGGTGTGGCCGAGCTCGGGATTATCGCCGGGGGCGGCATCCTGCTGTGCGCACTGGCGACATTCACGATTCTTCCGCCGCTGATCGCGCTCGCCGATGCCGACAGCGACCCGGACAAACTTCCCGGTCCCAGCGGCGTGAACTGGATGCGGTTCGGATCATCGCGATTCCCGACCGTCGTTACGGTTCTCTCACTGCTCGTGGTGCTTGGGCTGGGCTCGCAAATGTTTGAGTGGAACGGCGGTGAACTCACGCCGCGGATTCGCTACGACTACAACCTGCTCAACCTGCAAGCCGAGGGCATCGAATCGGTTGAACTTCAGGAGACGATCGTCCGCGAAGCCGACAGCTCGCTGCTGTTTGCCGTCGCCGTCGCTGATTCGCCTCGTGAAGCACTCCAACTGAAGCAAAGATTCGAAGCACTGCCGAGCGTGCAACACGTGGAAGAACTGGCCTCGCGGCTGCCGACTCATCCTCCCGAGCAAACTCGGCAGCTCGTGCAAGCCGTCAAGAACGAACTCGGACGACTGCCCACGGCGGCTCCATCACTGACGCCGCCGAATCCCTCCGGTGTCGGCCGCGCATTCGAACAACTTCTCTACGCGGCACGCCGCGCATCTCATCCGCAGGCTCGAGCCGTCGCTGGAAAGATCGATCGATTGCTCGATCGCTTCGAACGGATGTCGATGAGCGCGCAGGCAAAATCGTTGCAAGAGTATCAGACCTTGATGACTCGCTCACTATTCGCCCAGTTCCGCGGTCTTCGCAACGCCTCGAATCCGCAGCCGCTGACCGTCGCCGACCTGCCGAAAGAATTGACCTCGCGGTTTATCAGTTCGAACGACAAGTGGCTGCTGCAGATTTATCCGCGTGAAGAAATTTGGGACATCGAGCCCCTCACCCGGTTCGTCAACGACGTGCGCTCGGTCGATCCTGACGTCACCGGGACACCCCTGCAGAACTTCGAAGCTTCCCGGCAGATTATGGGCAGCTATGAGAAAGCAGCCCTGTACGCGCTCGCGGTCATCTGCCTCGTGTTGCTGATGGACTTCCTCAGTCCCGAGAACAAACTGCTGACTTTGGCACCGCCGTTGGTCGTCGTGGCATTCACGGTGATGACGCTGCTCACCAAGGGCATTCAGCCGAATATCGTGTACGTCGTGAGCGGCTATCTCGCGATGGTGATCGCCGTCGCGGCGATCCTCGACTTCAGCAATCTGAGGGATGCCGCGCTTACGCTCATCCCACCCGTTGCCGGCGGCTTGATGATGTTCGGCGTCCTCGCGATGCTCAACATCGATCTGAATCCGGCGAATCTGATCGTGCTGCCGCTGGTCCTCGGGATCGGCGTCGATGACGGCGTACATGTCGTCCACGACTTCCGAATGCAGCGCAAGGGCGGGCGCTATGAGATGTCGCCCAGCACGATTAACGCAATCCTGCTGACGTCGCTGACATCGATCGTCGGATTCGGCAGCCTGACCGTCGCCGCCCACCGCGGGCTCTACAGCGTGGGGCTGGTGCTGACGATCGGCATCGCGAGCTGCATGTTCGTTTCGCTCGTGTTCCTGCCGGCGGTCTTGACGTTGATTTCCGGCGGACCAGTTCGCCGAACGAAGTCGAAAAAGGCGAACGGCGACGACGCGACCGAAGACGACCTCGAAGCCGCAACCCGGCCCGATAATGGCCGCCGCAAGAGCCAGAACCGCCGGGCTGCGTGA
- a CDS encoding TolB family protein: MRINRKPTLISTQTCLLFTLMATAVILGGLPSKAIAGRGLFLISSDFKTIKRIDAVDEKFKVLGSPEFSFDGKTIVLDGWEAGQKLDDSRILIVNADNTGFKDIGDGCLPSLSPDGKTIAYSRYNNSRGVWLSDNKGKNKRQIATDGWSIKWLPDGKHVVYTTSDTPFGRFIIYNVDTEESTAVPLIGAVPFWMSYWNFDVSPDGKQVAFKGSGPNNLKPVMIANIIENTPSLKTLAQSGPMELCWHPDGKKILFVRKGRNDEHRQLYYYLLRNDDVLEKKWPGQDDSFSISACVISRDGKQFAVTAPEDTPEKSADEDGGTTDEDPAAGDASNDQ; encoded by the coding sequence ATGCGTATCAACCGAAAACCGACCTTAATCTCTACGCAAACCTGTTTGCTCTTCACCTTGATGGCGACGGCCGTAATACTCGGCGGGCTGCCGAGCAAGGCCATTGCCGGCCGGGGGCTGTTCTTAATCTCCTCCGATTTCAAAACAATCAAGCGAATCGATGCGGTCGACGAAAAGTTCAAAGTGCTTGGCTCACCGGAATTTTCATTCGACGGCAAGACGATCGTTCTCGACGGCTGGGAGGCCGGACAAAAACTGGACGACTCGCGAATCCTGATCGTCAACGCGGACAATACCGGCTTTAAAGACATCGGCGACGGCTGCCTGCCGAGCTTAAGCCCTGACGGCAAGACGATCGCCTACTCGCGTTATAATAACAGTCGCGGGGTCTGGCTATCCGACAACAAAGGCAAGAATAAGCGACAAATCGCGACCGATGGCTGGAGCATAAAATGGTTACCTGACGGTAAGCATGTCGTCTACACCACTTCCGACACACCGTTCGGACGATTCATCATTTATAATGTCGATACTGAGGAGTCCACCGCTGTCCCGCTCATCGGAGCCGTCCCCTTCTGGATGAGCTACTGGAACTTCGACGTCTCGCCCGACGGCAAACAGGTCGCTTTCAAGGGCAGCGGTCCAAACAACCTTAAACCAGTGATGATTGCCAACATCATTGAGAATACACCGAGCCTTAAAACGCTGGCTCAAAGCGGTCCGATGGAACTTTGCTGGCACCCGGACGGCAAGAAAATTTTATTCGTTCGCAAAGGCCGCAACGATGAGCATCGGCAGCTCTACTATTACCTACTTCGAAATGACGATGTCCTGGAAAAGAAATGGCCCGGACAGGATGACTCGTTCTCGATCAGTGCCTGCGTCATTTCTCGTGACGGCAAGCAGTTCGCCGTCACCGCCCCGGAAGACACGCCCGAGAAATCAGCGGATGAAGATGGCGGAACCACCGATGAGGATCCCGCGGCGGGTGACGCAAGCAACGATCAGTAA
- a CDS encoding sugar phosphate isomerase/epimerase family protein, which yields MPEQPSVLLSCFADEATRTGSKTAVEQFAAVTALGLKHYTPRFVDVDGSGTIEHVVDLPKAKLKKLAKLQDEYGLSVTSIGSRVGKVKLLDQDDASKNQYVPFDKYLKTEVKRTLEAADALDTKLIRGFSFYHPAGEKPEGYIEAAVERVSALADLCKEQGFVYGLEIEPNLVGENGFILAQMIRAIKNPNLVLIYDGGNIAAQNKTRLICHDEFKAMQPHLGWVHIKDYAIDPNMTWEGHVDEERLKNFVPADIGDSGHDLALRDLKESLPKLTKKMKKLGAPGFFLELEPHLKGGGQFGGYSGPDGLGVACRALCRLLDYVGIDYDLRDFGDIQAARGF from the coding sequence ATGCCTGAGCAGCCCTCCGTTCTTCTGTCTTGCTTTGCCGACGAAGCAACCCGCACCGGTTCGAAAACGGCCGTGGAGCAGTTTGCCGCCGTCACCGCTTTGGGTCTGAAGCATTACACGCCGCGGTTCGTCGATGTCGATGGCTCCGGCACGATCGAGCATGTCGTTGATCTGCCGAAAGCGAAGTTGAAGAAGCTCGCGAAGTTGCAGGACGAATATGGGCTGAGCGTCACCAGCATCGGCTCGCGAGTCGGCAAGGTGAAGTTACTCGATCAGGATGACGCCTCGAAGAACCAGTACGTCCCGTTCGACAAATATTTGAAGACCGAGGTGAAACGGACGCTCGAAGCGGCCGACGCCTTGGATACCAAATTGATCCGAGGCTTCTCCTTTTATCACCCCGCCGGCGAAAAGCCGGAGGGTTACATTGAAGCGGCCGTCGAACGGGTCTCGGCGTTGGCGGACCTGTGCAAGGAGCAGGGTTTCGTCTACGGCCTCGAGATCGAACCGAATCTCGTCGGAGAAAACGGCTTCATCCTCGCTCAGATGATCCGGGCGATCAAAAATCCGAATCTCGTTCTGATCTACGACGGCGGCAACATCGCCGCCCAGAATAAGACGCGGCTCATCTGTCACGATGAGTTCAAAGCCATGCAGCCGCACCTCGGGTGGGTTCACATCAAGGACTACGCCATCGACCCTAATATGACTTGGGAGGGGCACGTCGATGAGGAGCGACTGAAGAACTTCGTGCCCGCCGACATCGGAGACTCGGGGCACGATCTGGCGCTTCGGGATCTCAAGGAATCGCTGCCGAAGCTCACCAAGAAGATGAAAAAGCTCGGTGCTCCCGGCTTCTTCCTCGAATTGGAACCGCACCTCAAAGGGGGCGGGCAGTTCGGCGGCTACAGCGGACCAGACGGTCTGGGCGTCGCCTGTCGGGCGCTGTGCCGGCTGCTCGACTACGTCGGCATCGACTATGATCTGAGGGACTTCGGCGATATTCAGGCGGCGAGGGGTTTCTGA
- a CDS encoding restriction endonuclease, with the protein MATEAEYRRRIQTLDREGLLNLWDQIRGRTTGETNWAPGKAFEYLILRAFEIEGADVVWPYSVDVDGDVVEQIDGAIHFDGLSVICESKDYSRAIAIEPIAKLRNQLARRPAATIGSVFVSTTFTVPAITLAAFSAPQTILLWTGEQIGYALTEGNFRDWLRRKYRDAVENGYPSLTNYQNVSDVT; encoded by the coding sequence ATGGCAACCGAAGCGGAGTACCGTCGGCGAATCCAGACCCTTGACCGGGAGGGGTTGCTCAACCTGTGGGACCAAATCCGAGGGCGAACGACCGGTGAAACTAATTGGGCACCGGGCAAGGCCTTCGAGTATCTCATCCTGCGAGCGTTCGAAATCGAAGGAGCGGATGTCGTTTGGCCGTACTCCGTCGACGTCGATGGCGACGTGGTCGAGCAGATCGACGGTGCGATCCACTTCGACGGCTTGTCTGTCATTTGCGAGTCAAAAGACTACTCCCGAGCAATCGCGATCGAACCGATTGCCAAGTTGCGGAATCAACTCGCTCGACGTCCCGCCGCAACGATCGGAAGCGTATTCGTCTCGACGACGTTCACCGTACCAGCAATCACTCTGGCCGCCTTTAGCGCACCGCAAACCATTCTGCTTTGGACGGGCGAGCAGATCGGCTATGCTCTGACTGAGGGCAATTTCCGCGACTGGCTTAGGCGGAAGTATCGTGACGCTGTCGAGAACGGGTATCCTTCACTTACGAACTATCAAAACGTGTCTGATGTGACATGA
- a CDS encoding universal stress protein, translated as MVTIHRVLFPTDFSEYSRAARTYAIDFAIKFEAELHVLHVVQDPMVFLPDPAMAIPPAFADVKEIDDAAKQSLENLPLPSELSVVRAVRHGPAFLEILHYCREHSIDLTVLGTHGRSGLSHVLMGSTAEKVVRKAPCPVLTVRPSEHKFEMP; from the coding sequence ATGGTGACAATCCACAGAGTCCTTTTTCCGACCGATTTCAGCGAATACTCGCGGGCGGCTCGCACGTACGCGATCGACTTCGCCATTAAGTTCGAAGCCGAACTGCACGTCCTGCATGTGGTTCAGGACCCGATGGTCTTTCTGCCCGACCCGGCAATGGCCATTCCGCCGGCGTTCGCCGACGTGAAGGAGATCGACGATGCGGCGAAGCAATCGCTCGAGAATCTGCCGTTGCCGTCGGAGCTTTCAGTCGTGCGGGCCGTCCGTCACGGTCCGGCCTTCCTGGAGATTCTGCATTACTGCCGGGAGCATTCGATCGACCTGACGGTTCTGGGCACCCACGGTCGCAGCGGGCTCAGTCACGTCTTGATGGGCAGCACCGCGGAGAAAGTCGTCCGCAAAGCTCCTTGCCCCGTCCTGACCGTTCGTCCCAGCGAGCACAAATTCGAAATGCCGTAA